The Novipirellula aureliae sequence AGCTACTCAAGGGGACCGTCGGCGATTCCGTGCTGGCGTCCGTCTTGATCTTTCGCATTCTTTATTACGTTTTGCCGCTGCTGATTGGCATGATCGCGTTGGTTGCCCACGAAATCTACGGTGGTGCTGTCGAAGCCCGCGAAGCGAAGAAGGAACCTTAGGGCGGCTTTGCCACCTTCACCCCCCACAAACTTCGGAGGTCGTGCCGTTTTCAAATGCTCCCTCGCTCCGTTTGAAGCTGCTGAAGTAGTCGCATTGTTTTCAGGTCGGAGGCGGTTCATAGAACGGTCGAAAGTCTTGACGACCGCTACCTTGAGCTTGCTTACCAATTCAGTGGCGTCAGCCATGCTTGCTTGGCTTCGGCTAAATCAGCATCGAGGATGGCCTGTCCTTCCGATTGAACGACTAACCGCTCGGATTGGTCGATGGTGCCCAAGCGAGCGACGTGGACGGAGGCGTCGGCAAAGGCCGTTTCAAACTTCTCCGCAAACTCGGCGGGGACTTCGCAGAGGAATCGGGTATTCGATTCGCTAAACAGCGCTTCGGTCGCCGACAATCCCGTTTGAATCAGCGTCTCAATATTCAAGTTCATTCCCAAACCGCCCGCCATGGCCATCTCGGTCGCAGCGACCGCTAAGCCGCCTTCACTTAGATCGTGACACGATCGGACGAGTCGTTGTTTGATCACATCGTGCATCGTCTCAAACGTTTTCTTCGCTAGCGGTTGATCGACGGTGGGAACTTGGCCGCCACGAATACCGAGTGTCATCAATAGGTGCGAACCGCCTAGTTCCGACTTCGTTTCGCCCACTAAGAACACAATATTTCCTGCCGCCTTGGCGTCCATCGTAACGGCCGTCGAAACGTCCTCCATTTGCCCCATGGCGCTGATCAGCAAACTGGGCGGAATGGCAATCGTTTGACGGTTTCCATCGGCATCGTTGAAGCTAAATTCGTTATTCAAACTATCTTTCCCGCTGACGAATGGTGTCCCTAAAACGGTCGCCATGTCTTGGCAAGCGATGGCAGCGCGGACGAGTGAACCGAGTGTTTCGCTGCGGTCGGTGTAGCCCCAGCAGAAATTATCGAGAATCGCGATCTTGCGAGGATCGGCACCGACGGCAACCGCGTTTCGCATCGCTTCATCGATCGCCGACGTTGCCATATGGTAAGTATCGAAATCGCCGTAGTGCGGATTCATACCGCATGACATGACCAATCCACGGCGACTTTCGTGCCTTGGCTTCACAACGGCTGCATCGCTCGGGCCGTCACAAAGAGGGCCGACGAGCGGTTTGACGACGCTGCCGCCTTGGACCTCATGATCGTATTGGCGGATGATCCAATGCTTGCTCGCAACGTTCCACTCGGCCATGATCTTTAGCAGCACCTCGCCGTGGCCTTGCGCATCCAAATCCGGCAAAGTCACTGGCTCGGTCGCGGCCGGATGATAGACCGCATCGCGGATGATGGGCGGACGGCCGTCATGCATGAACTCCATCGACAAATCGCCAACGACGTTGCCATGGTAGGTTAATTGCAAACGTCCGGTTGGTGTAAAGCGACCTAAAACCGCCGCTTCCACTCCTTCGCTTTCGCATAGCTGACGCAGTTCATCCCACGATTCGGGTGGCACTGAAAAGACCATTCGCTCTTGAGCTTCGGAGATCCAAATTTCGGTATAGGACAAACCTTCGTACTTCAGCGGTGCCTTATCGAGCCAAACTTCGGCACCAATCTTTTCACCCATCTCGCCAACCGCACTCGAAAAACCGCCTGCTCCACAATCCGTAACCGCCGTAAACAATCCTCGGTCGCGAGCTTGGATGAGAACGTCGAGCACCATCTTCTCGGTGATCGCGTTGCCGATCTGCACGGCACCGCCAGACAGCGATTCGGATTCGCTCGTTAATTCGGCGCTACTAAACGTTGCACCATGAATTCCATCCCGGCCCGTTCGTCCGCCAATCGTGACAATCAAATCGTTTGGCATTACCTCTTTCTCTTCCATGCCGACCGGAATCATTCCGACGTTGCCGCAGTAGACCAGGGGGTTGCCGAGATAGCGAGGATCGAAATAGACCGCTCCGTTTACCGTTGGAATCCCCATTCGGTTTCCGTAATCACGAACACCCGACACGACTCCCTTCATCACGCGACGAGGATGCAGAACTCCGGGTGGTAGCGTGGTGGGATCGGTATCGGGTGGTGCGAAGCAAAACACATCCGTGTTGCAAACGGGCTTGGCCCCCATTCCTGTTCCCATCGGGTCACGAATCACGCCACCGAGACCCGTGTTCGCTCCGCCGTAAGGCTCCAGTGCAGACGGATGATTATGCGTTTCGACTTTGAAGCAAACATGGTAGTCCTCGTCGAAGGTGACCACACCCGCGTTATCTTTAAAAACACTGACGCACCAATCATCGCCGCCGAGCGTTTTACGGATCGTTTGCGTTGCGGCAAAGATCGTTTCCTTTAGCATGTTGTCGTATTGCCGCTCGTCCGCTTCCGGTGTGCCGTCGGTACCAGGGCCTCGGTAGTGAATGCGGCCAGCCAACGTTTTGTGGCTACAATGTTCGGACCAGGTCTGGGCAATCGTCTCAAGTTCGATGTCGGTGGGATCGCGACCGATCGAAACAAAGTGATCGCGAATCGTTTCCATTTCGACTAGCGTTAGGTAGAGTTGCCCTTCACGCGAAAGCCGCTCAAGCTCGTCACCCATGAGCTCTCGAATGGGAACGGTAATGAGATCGAAATCGTGCGTTTGACCAACATCCAATTGGTCCATTTCGAGGGGGCCGACGACGACTTGCTCGATCGAGTCGTTTGACAATGCGCGGCGACAAATGGAATCGAGTACCGGTTCGTCGACATCGCTGAGCCAGTACTTTCGCAGGGTTCGGACGGCATGAACGTTGAAGCCGATATCCTTTGCAGCCGCAATCGTACTCTCGGCAACCGGGTCCATCACGCCTGGCTTTGGCAGGACATTGACAAGCGTCATGTTTTCGCCAGGTGGTTCACAAAGCGTGTCTTCGCCAGCGATTGCGACGACCGACCGCTCGGTCACATCATCGGCCAACAAGCTTGTCGCCAATTCGACCGCTTGTTCGTAATCAAGATCGCCTTGCACCAGAAAACCACGTGCGAAGTCGATCTTCAACGTATCGTGTAAACCAAGCTCGTGAATCTCTTCTTGCGTTCGCAACGCTTCGCGATCGAGTTGTCCGTCAGCGGGGTATATATCAATTTGCCAGAGGGGCATCGTTGTCATTCCTAGAAGAGTTAAATGTTATCGCGAATCGTTTTTGCTTCATCGAGCCAACGCAGGAGCGCTGCGTCATCATTTTCAATCAGCATTCGTCTGCAATCGTTGATTGAGTCCACCAATTTCGCAAGCTGTTGTTCGATCGCCGAGCGATTCTCTTTGCAAATGGCCAACCACATACCGGGGTCACCCGCAGCAACACGTGTGATGTCGCACCAACCGCTGCCGATGAAGTCGGCTGAATCCTGATTCACCAACCTCGCAACCGCAGACGAAGCCAAGTGGGGCACATGACTGACTGCCGCCATGACGAGGTCATGTTCGTCAGGTCGAAGCAGCGAGGTGCGGCTACCGGTGAGCTGCCAGAACGTTTCGGCTTTTTTGACAAATTCAGCTGGAGTTTTTTCGCTCGGTGTCAGAATGGTGACCTTGCCATCAAACAGTGTCTCGATGGCATGATCGGCCCCCGTTTTTTCGCTGCCCGCGACCGGGTGGGCGGCGACAAACTTACCGGTTGCCAAAGCATTATTGATGACCGCATCGACAATCCCCTGCTTGGTACTGCCGACATCGGTAATCAAGCACTCGGGGGGCGAGTCGGCGGCTGCACCCTGAACGAAGTCAGCAATGCGGTCGACCGGGGTCGCTACGACGACCACATCGGCATCGCGGCAACCTTCCGAGAGCGAATCGGTGGCCGAGTCGAGAATGCCGGAATCGACCAGCCAATGCCGTTTTTCGGGGTTGCGAACGACGCCAACGACATGCATGTCTGCAACACGACGGCGAATCGATTTTGCCACGCTCGCCCCCAGCAGACCGACGCCCACGATCGCGATTCGAGATGGCCAAACTTGCATGGCGGAATTAGTCGTCAAGGAAAATGGAAATCGGTTGTTTATAGAGCGAGAGTGTAGCCTTTGTACCGCTTTTAGGAAACGTGGTGAGAGTCCAGGCTTTAGCCGATTCAAGCGGCACAGCAAATCGCCTCAAGGTTGGGCGGCAACGATACCCTACCACCCAGGCTCTTCGCCGCGTTCCTCGCCGCGAGGATCGCTGCACCAGCGGGTCAAGGCTTGGACGACTTCGTCGCGTTCGATCGCGTTGGTCCACAAGGAATCGTCAACATCGAGCCGGATTTCATAATCGCCTTCGTGCATGCAATCGGGCTCACCGCAGAAATGTGGTACATCACTGGCCCAAACAATGCGGTAAAGGGGCACGTATTTGTCGTCTACTTTAACGATAGGTGAATCCATCAATTTATCGGGATTAGAGTAAAAAAGTCGCCACGGACCACAGGCTGGGAAGCCTACGCCACGCCCCTAATGTAGCTCTTTGCTGCGGCGTGCGGCAGTAGCGACGGCATCGATCAAGGCGGCCCTTAGTCCATTTTGTTCAAGGACTTGCAAAGCGGCAATGGTTGTCCCCGCAGGACTGGCCACTGCGTCTTTCAGCTCGGCCGGGTGACGTCCCGTTTCCGCGATCATTTTCGCGGTGCCCAATACCGTTTGGGTTGCTAATTTCAAGGCCAAATCGCGAGGCAGCCCGGCCAAAACGCCTCCGTCTGCCATCGCTTCGACGATCAAGCAAACGTACGCCGGGCCGGAGCCACTCACCGCCGTTAACGCATCCATTTGCGAATCCTCGATCTCGACCGCTAAACCGACGCTGCCAAGCGCGGTCTCGATCCACTGTTTATCGCTGGGTAAAACGTCTTTTGCGGCGCAAAAACCAGCGGCACCCGCACCGACGAGACTCGGCGTATTGGGCATGACGCGTACAACTCTTTGATGCCCAACCAATCCACAGAGCTTTTCAAGCGTAATCCCGGCGGCAATTGAAACGACCAATTTGCCGTCCCAAAAGCCGGCTGGCTGCTTAGCGACCTTTGCCACCAAGTACGGTTTGACGGCAAATAGCACGATGTCGCTGTCGACCGACGCTGCTTCCAAAGTATCGCGAACGGCAACCGCAGGCCGGTTTTCTTGCCACCACGCTTGGCTCGCCTGCCCAGGATCAATGACTCGAATGTCATTTTCCTGGATGACGTCCCTGTCGAGCATCCCACCGATCAGCGCTCGGCCCATTTGTCCGCCGCCGATGAGTGTCAAAGTCGACAACGACTGATTACGGGTTGGTTTTTCTTGCATTAGTTTTCCTGATAGTAGCGTGATGTCAATTGACCCTCTAGCGTACCGCCTCTAAATTGATCGGTTTTTCCGTTCCCCATTTCTGGAGATTTTCGCATGGAAGAAGCGATTGCCAAGGCGAATACCCTCATCGAAGCGATGGGGTGGATCCGTCAATTCCGAGGCACGACAACGGTCATCAAGATCGGTGGCAGTGTTTTGGACGACGAACTAGCGCTCATGCACATTCTACTCGACGTCATCTTCATGGAGTCAGTAGGGATGCGTCCCGTGTTGTTACACGGTGGCGGCAAAGCGATCAACCGTGCTTTGGCAGAATCAGGGATCGAGCCAAACTTCAAACGAGGGCGCCGCGTCACCGACGAACCAACCCTCCAAGTCGTCGAGAAGGTACTGGCGGGCGATTTGAACATCGCGATCACCAAAGAAATTGAACGTCTCGGTGGCCGAGCGATCAACTTGTCGTTCCTCACCACCAATGTCCTGTTTGGCCAGAAATTGCCAACGCCCGAAGACGAAGACCTCGGCTATGTCGGCGAAGTCACTCGCGTCGACCGCAATGTGATTGAAGGCTTGACGTACACGGACCAGGTCCCCGTCATGCCCTCGATGTGCGAAGGGGAGGATGGCCAGCACTACAATGTCAACGCGGATACCGCGGCGATGGCTGTCGCTCAAGCACTCGGAGCCGAGAAACTTATCTTTTTGTCAGACGTCAATGGGGTTCGCCGCGATAAAGAGGATCCCGATACCATCATCCATTCGCTGTCCTCGGACGAGGCCAGGAACTTAATCAAGACGGGCGTGATCGATTCAGGAATGATTCCCAAAGTCGAAGCCTGCTTAGAGACACTCGGTCGTGGTGTCAAAAAAGTGCATATCATCGACGGGCGTCTACGCCATTCCTTGCTTTTGGAAATTTATACCACGAGTGGAGTGGGCACCGAGATCCACCAATAGCGTGGCACAGGCTTCTTGCCTGTGCTGCCGGAAAAGACACAAACTAGAAGTTTTCCTGAAACCCACAGGCTAGAAGGTTGCCAGAACCACAGGCTAAGAAGCCTGTGCCACTGTTCAAGATGCCCTCAACCAGAAAGTATGTCATGCAAGAATTACCGAAGGGTCTACATCGAACCTTGCGGGACGGTTCGCGGATCACCGACGCCGTCGCGGGTCGCGCTTCGGTGCTTGGCTTTGGCAACGAAACAATCAGCGAAGCAATTCGTCAAACGGCGTCGGGGTACCTCGGCGATGCATGCGATCTTTCGTTGCTCGAAGGCGTCCACCGAGAGATCGACGGTGAAGATCTGCGTTTGCTCGAATCCGTTCAATCGCTGCTCGAAACAAGCGGCGAATCGTCTGCCTTCCAGCCCGAGTCGGTTTCGCTATATCCATCTGCCGACGAAGGGGTCGAATCGATGATCACGATCGCCCGAACCCAATCGGACGATTCACGCTATCGCACGATCACGCTGGCTCGAAGCGATCATGGCCGTACGGGGATGTGTCGATCGGCCAGCGGTCGCCCTGAACTGCAAGCGAAGTTTGGCCCGATGATGGCAGGCTTTGACCATGTCGAACCTGGCGACGTGGCGGGCTTGAAATCAGTGATCGACGAATCCACAGCCGCAATCATGTTGTCACCAATCGATTTCACGGATGCTGCGAAACCAATCGATGCGGATTATTTGCTCGAAGTTCGCCAATTGTGTGACGAGTATGATTTGATGCTATTATTCGACGAATCAAGATTATGCATCGGAGCGAGCGGTTGGCTGTTAACTTTCCAATCGATCGCCAACATTGCTGCCGATGCCGTTGCCCTCTCCGCTGGCCTGTTCGGGGGGTTGCCAGGTGGGATGCTATTGGCGTCGCCTCGTTTTACAATGGAACGTCTGAACGGTGTAAACCGATATCCGCTGCAAGCCAATGTCGCCGCCGCCACGCTGTCAGCATTGAACGAGCATTTGTCGGCCGTCTCAACGAAGGAAGAAGCCGCCGCCTTGGCTGTAGCGATTGCCGAAAAGGTGGCTCCGTACGAGTTCATTCGTGACATCAACGCATCAGGGATGACGATTGGAATCGAAACCGATTTGCCTGCCGAATCGCTCGTCGATGCCGCTGCAAAGAACCAATTGCGGTTCGTGGCTGCGGGTGAAACTTCGGTGATGCTACAATTACCTTTACGAATCGAGCCGAGTGAGCGCGACGCCCTGCTCGATCGACTTGCTGAAACCATGAACACAATGGAGCAAAGCCATGCAACATCTACTGACTCTGTTTGAACTCGAACCGCACGACTTGGTTCGCATTCTCGACACATCGCTCTCGTTGAAAAACCGTCTACAAGTTGGCGACCGACCACCGATCTTGGAACGGCGTGTTCTTGCTTTGCTGTTTCAGAAACCAAGTTTGCGAACAAGGGTTAGCTTCGAAACGGGCATGGCTCAGCTCGGCGGTTCAAGTTTGTTCCTAGGTGAAGAAGTTGGCTGGGGGAAACGGGAATCAACCTCCGATTTTACTCAAGTGCTCGGCCAATTCGTCGATGCAGTGGTCTGTCGAGCTAAGCGACATGAGCACGTTGAAGCTCTCGCGAAGTTCAACGCGATGCCGATCATCAATGGCTTGACCGATCTTTGTCATCCTTGCCAAGCAATGGCCGACGTGCTGACCATGAAAGAAGCCTTTGGTGAGACCAAGGGAAGGCACTTGGTCTTCGTGGGTGATGGCAACAATGTGGCCCAGTCGTTGGCGCTGATTTCCGCAATGCTGGAAATGCGATTCACATTGGCATGTCCGGAGGGCTACGAAATGGATTCGGATTGGCTCGGTCAAGTAGCCAAGCGTTATCCAAATGCGCAAATCGAAACGGTCAACGATCCGAACAAGGCGGTTGCCGATGCCGATGCAATCTACACCGACGTTTGGACGAGTATGGGCCAGGAGGCCGAGATGGCAGCACGCCGAGAAGCGTTTGCGCCCTATCAAGTCAACAAGTCATTAATGGCCGACGCACCGTCGCACACGCGAGTGCTACACTGTTTGCCAGCGGTCCGAGGCGAAGAGATTACCAACGACGTGATTGATTCGGAGCAAAGCGTCGTCATCAACCAAGCCGGCAATCGCATGCACGCCCAAAAGGGTTTGTTGGTATGGCTATTGAATCGCGAATGGATCGACCTCAACGTCGGCTAAGATGTCGGTTCGTTTCACTTCGTGCCCAGCGGGATTCACACAAACAAACGCAACAATCGGAGATCGGAAATTGCAAAACACAAAGTAGCTCCGTTATCCGTAATCGCCGCTACAGCCGTTTTTGCTTTTGCCGCCGGATGGTTTGCACGAGGAGCATACTTCGAGTCCGCAGTTGACGCCGAAGCACGTAAGATTGTTCGCGAAGTCGAGGGGACTTTCGTTCCTGAACTTGACGCAATTGTTGGCGGAGCCGATGCCAAGGCGAGATAGGACGAAATCGAAGGTGAAAGCGAGCATGACACCCAGCGCCGAATTGACTTCTTTCGCCGCTTGCGTGATGATCCAAATAGTGCAAATCGATGGCCGGCGGACGACAACGCTAGAAGCAAAATGGAATAGTCATTGACATTGGCTGGGGTGCTCAGAATTCGGTTTTGTTACTGTCGCCGTGAGCATTCGTTTTGTTCCACAGTTGCCTCTCTCCCTATTTAGAATTCGTGCAACTATTACGTTTAGCTGAACAACTTCACCACCGCTCCCAAGCGAAGAGATCGTACCGCTTTTAAGTCCAACATGGCTAACAACATACAACCTCCCTCAAGCGAAGCTTGGGGGAGGTCGAACGGGCGTATGCCTCGTTCGGGAGGGGGGGGTACGCGATCTGCTTCGTGCAAGTGCCGCACCGGCCCCCTCCCTCGCGAACGCCTTAAGGGCGTCGCTCGACCTCCCCCGGGCTGCGCCGGGGGAGGTGTAAAACCGCCCAAGCTATGATCGCCTCAACACCAAGCTTTTGAGCACCCTAGGCTGGATCGACGGACGGAAGACCCGGCATCCGCAGTTCAGCCAATCGCAAACATCTTTACGGTTTCTTGCCGGGTCGGCGACGCTTCTGCGACTTGAAGACAGCCTACCACTAACCTGCTAAAATGTTTTTCTACGGAGGCTGCTGAAGTGAAGAAACGTTTTGCTTTAACTCGGGTCGAACTGCTCGTCCTGCTTGGCTCGGGTATCATCATCTTGGGGTTGTTGATTCCAGCGGTGTCTACTGACCACCACGGTACTCACAGGCGCAACCAATGCAGCACCCAACTCAAGAACTTTGCGTTGGCTGCGATTCAGTATGAGAATACGAAAGGGCAGCTTCCTGGCTACTTGGAAGATTTTGGTACGTTCACTGGTTCGACCGATCCAGTGTATCCAGACGTTGCACCCGAGTCACTTCACCCCCATCGAAAGATTGGCACGGTGTTTGTTGCCTTACTACCTTGGCTTGATGCCCAACCAACTTACGAACGTTGGACCGAAGATCGATATCCGGTCGTGCATTATGGCGATGGTTCGTGGTTGAGTACCCCGAGTGGTTTTGTAGCTGAAGCGGCTCCCAATCTTGCGATTCTCCAATGCCCAAGCGATCCACTTAATGACGAAGATTACGGTCGCAACAGTTACATTTCCAACAATGGAATGCATCACCGATCAAAGGATGGAGCAGACCAATGGACGCTGCGACGCAGTGATGGTAGCGAAGTGACAATCGACTTTGCTCGCTCGATGTCAATTGCCAATGGCGTTTTCAATAACAAATTCGCTGGCTTAGATGCGGACGGCAAGCCAGTCGCGATTGGACCAGCGGTCCGGCTTGATGACTTTAAGGATGGTATGAGCAACACGATCCTGTTTAGTGAAAGCTTGCAAGCAGGGCCTTGGCATCAAGCAGGGTTTGCAACTGCGGATGATTTGCGAGTCGAGGTCCCTGAGTCAGAAGTCCGCTATCCACCCGAGGCCCGATTTACCCAGGGCATGGTGTGGCATTATGAAGACGACGAAAAAATTGACGGGGCTAGTGCTCTTCTGCCAATTCACCGAATCGATGGCGGCGATCCGTTCACGACCACAATGAATCGCCAAAACGCAGGCGACTTGGCCCGCCCCTCATCCGCTCATGTGGACGGAGTCAATGCCTCAATGGCCGATGGTGGCACACGATTCATTTCAAACTCGATCGACTACCGAGTCTACCAAGCCTTGCTGACGCCACGAGGAATCAAGAGCGACGTACCCAAGCAAGATTATGTTTTGGATGGGGAAGATATGTAGAGGTCTATTCGTTGCCAATGGATCGGATTAGCCTATGATGGAGGTGCGTCGAAGACCGCATATTGGACGCGTGAGCGTGGTGTCAAACGATAATGCCGGAGAAATGCATGAGTATTCAATTACCGCCAAGTGAGCAGAGTGCCGCAGAGCAATTAGTGGCCCTTGGAAAATTCGCGTCGGTTGAAGAAGTGGTTGTTGAAGGCGTTCGTCGATTGGTCAGCAGCGAACAGTTGCGAGAGCAGGTGCAAGCAGGAATTGAACAAGCGAACCAGGGGGACTTGGTCGACCACGACACGTTATTCGCAAAACTACGCGACCTAGCGACTGCAAGTAATGCTGATGCCGAATGAGAAAGCCGTTCTATACCACGTCTGCATCGGAAGACTTGGCAGGAATTCTTGCATTCATCGCCCGTGACAAGCCGCAGGCAGCGGTTGATTGGGTTGCTAAAATTGAGGCAAAGTGTAGAGCGATTGCGAATGCTCCCTGACCCAACCTACGACTGCGACCCTACGACTTCAATTTTTCGACGAAGGCTTCTACTTCTTCTTCTGTCATCCGTTGGCGTGTTTCATTTATCATCTTGAAAAAGTGTTTTTGACCTGATTCGCTTGATGGGTAGCCAACGTTGTCGCCAGATTCGGACTCATTGGACGTGATCAATTTTTCGCCCTCGGTGTCAAGAATCGCAAGCCAGGGGATACCGCCCTCGGCACCGTCACGAATCTCTTTCATCAATTCACGTGCTCCCCCCAAGCGATGGTCCATTTTGACCAAGATGTAGTCTTTCTCCCACTCTCGGTTGGCATTCAAAAACCGGGTCAGCAATTGACAAGGTCCACACCATGTCGCGGTTTCTTGGACAATCAATCGCTTGTCCTCTTCGCCCGCTTTCCGCAGCGCATCCTTTAAAACCGTACGAGCATCTGGCATTTCGGGTTTGTGATTGCGAAGTGATTCGAGCAACTTTTCTTTGGATAACTCACCGTCGATGCACAGAGCATGTGAGTCCAGAACGTCGACCTTCTTGCCATCTGCATCCAAGACCACCAACAAAAAGTTAGCTCGCTCGTCATCGATTGATTCTTCAATTTCTTCGGCCAATGCGTTTGCCGACTCTTTTCGTTCTTCGTCCGTTGGAATTGCCATGACTCGGAACTCGTCGCGAAGATCGCGAAAATCGCTATCTTCAAAACGGATTTCCATCAAACGATTGATCCTCGGATCTTCAGGTTTACCGAAGACGATTAACAGGTGTTGATTCACCAGCTTGATCGATTTTTCAGACCGCTGAAGTCGTTCGATCGGTGTGCCTTTGACCTCAAACGCTTGAGTCGTCCGCTGCTCGAGCGTTAATGGGACGTAAGGCTTCGGTGCGGGTGGCGTTTGTACGTCACCGAGGTCTTTCGACTCGCCCGCCTCCACCGAGAAATCGGGCAACGCCCAATAATAGCCGTCGTCCGTTCGGCCGAGGTTGACCGAATAATCGCGTCCACCGACGAGGCCATCGATTTCGAAATTGCCATCGACATCCGTTATCACCCTGCCACCGAATCGAGTGCTCCAAGTATTTCCTTTCACACTCGGCACATCGATGCCGTAGTTGATTTCCTGGTTCGGCCAAGGCTCCTTCGTCTCATCAGTGAACAATTGGCCTGTCACCGATCCGGTGGGTTTCAATTGGACATCAAGCTGCATTTGGTCGGGTGTGACAATGCTGATCGCCCCAAGATCCTGATCGCGATTGGTCAC is a genomic window containing:
- the purL gene encoding phosphoribosylformylglycinamidine synthase subunit PurL codes for the protein MPLWQIDIYPADGQLDREALRTQEEIHELGLHDTLKIDFARGFLVQGDLDYEQAVELATSLLADDVTERSVVAIAGEDTLCEPPGENMTLVNVLPKPGVMDPVAESTIAAAKDIGFNVHAVRTLRKYWLSDVDEPVLDSICRRALSNDSIEQVVVGPLEMDQLDVGQTHDFDLITVPIRELMGDELERLSREGQLYLTLVEMETIRDHFVSIGRDPTDIELETIAQTWSEHCSHKTLAGRIHYRGPGTDGTPEADERQYDNMLKETIFAATQTIRKTLGGDDWCVSVFKDNAGVVTFDEDYHVCFKVETHNHPSALEPYGGANTGLGGVIRDPMGTGMGAKPVCNTDVFCFAPPDTDPTTLPPGVLHPRRVMKGVVSGVRDYGNRMGIPTVNGAVYFDPRYLGNPLVYCGNVGMIPVGMEEKEVMPNDLIVTIGGRTGRDGIHGATFSSAELTSESESLSGGAVQIGNAITEKMVLDVLIQARDRGLFTAVTDCGAGGFSSAVGEMGEKIGAEVWLDKAPLKYEGLSYTEIWISEAQERMVFSVPPESWDELRQLCESEGVEAAVLGRFTPTGRLQLTYHGNVVGDLSMEFMHDGRPPIIRDAVYHPAATEPVTLPDLDAQGHGEVLLKIMAEWNVASKHWIIRQYDHEVQGGSVVKPLVGPLCDGPSDAAVVKPRHESRRGLVMSCGMNPHYGDFDTYHMATSAIDEAMRNAVAVGADPRKIAILDNFCWGYTDRSETLGSLVRAAIACQDMATVLGTPFVSGKDSLNNEFSFNDADGNRQTIAIPPSLLISAMGQMEDVSTAVTMDAKAAGNIVFLVGETKSELGGSHLLMTLGIRGGQVPTVDQPLAKKTFETMHDVIKQRLVRSCHDLSEGGLAVAATEMAMAGGLGMNLNIETLIQTGLSATEALFSESNTRFLCEVPAEFAEKFETAFADASVHVARLGTIDQSERLVVQSEGQAILDADLAEAKQAWLTPLNW
- a CDS encoding prephenate dehydrogenase, coding for MQVWPSRIAIVGVGLLGASVAKSIRRRVADMHVVGVVRNPEKRHWLVDSGILDSATDSLSEGCRDADVVVVATPVDRIADFVQGAAADSPPECLITDVGSTKQGIVDAVINNALATGKFVAAHPVAGSEKTGADHAIETLFDGKVTILTPSEKTPAEFVKKAETFWQLTGSRTSLLRPDEHDLVMAAVSHVPHLASSAVARLVNQDSADFIGSGWCDITRVAAGDPGMWLAICKENRSAIEQQLAKLVDSINDCRRMLIENDDAALLRWLDEAKTIRDNI
- the proC gene encoding pyrroline-5-carboxylate reductase; the protein is MQEKPTRNQSLSTLTLIGGGQMGRALIGGMLDRDVIQENDIRVIDPGQASQAWWQENRPAVAVRDTLEAASVDSDIVLFAVKPYLVAKVAKQPAGFWDGKLVVSIAAGITLEKLCGLVGHQRVVRVMPNTPSLVGAGAAGFCAAKDVLPSDKQWIETALGSVGLAVEIEDSQMDALTAVSGSGPAYVCLIVEAMADGGVLAGLPRDLALKLATQTVLGTAKMIAETGRHPAELKDAVASPAGTTIAALQVLEQNGLRAALIDAVATAARRSKELH
- the argB gene encoding acetylglutamate kinase; the encoded protein is MEEAIAKANTLIEAMGWIRQFRGTTTVIKIGGSVLDDELALMHILLDVIFMESVGMRPVLLHGGGKAINRALAESGIEPNFKRGRRVTDEPTLQVVEKVLAGDLNIAITKEIERLGGRAINLSFLTTNVLFGQKLPTPEDEDLGYVGEVTRVDRNVIEGLTYTDQVPVMPSMCEGEDGQHYNVNADTAAMAVAQALGAEKLIFLSDVNGVRRDKEDPDTIIHSLSSDEARNLIKTGVIDSGMIPKVEACLETLGRGVKKVHIIDGRLRHSLLLEIYTTSGVGTEIHQ
- a CDS encoding aminotransferase class III-fold pyridoxal phosphate-dependent enzyme; this translates as MQELPKGLHRTLRDGSRITDAVAGRASVLGFGNETISEAIRQTASGYLGDACDLSLLEGVHREIDGEDLRLLESVQSLLETSGESSAFQPESVSLYPSADEGVESMITIARTQSDDSRYRTITLARSDHGRTGMCRSASGRPELQAKFGPMMAGFDHVEPGDVAGLKSVIDESTAAIMLSPIDFTDAAKPIDADYLLEVRQLCDEYDLMLLFDESRLCIGASGWLLTFQSIANIAADAVALSAGLFGGLPGGMLLASPRFTMERLNGVNRYPLQANVAAATLSALNEHLSAVSTKEEAAALAVAIAEKVAPYEFIRDINASGMTIGIETDLPAESLVDAAAKNQLRFVAAGETSVMLQLPLRIEPSERDALLDRLAETMNTMEQSHATSTDSV
- the argF gene encoding ornithine carbamoyltransferase translates to MQHLLTLFELEPHDLVRILDTSLSLKNRLQVGDRPPILERRVLALLFQKPSLRTRVSFETGMAQLGGSSLFLGEEVGWGKRESTSDFTQVLGQFVDAVVCRAKRHEHVEALAKFNAMPIINGLTDLCHPCQAMADVLTMKEAFGETKGRHLVFVGDGNNVAQSLALISAMLEMRFTLACPEGYEMDSDWLGQVAKRYPNAQIETVNDPNKAVADADAIYTDVWTSMGQEAEMAARREAFAPYQVNKSLMADAPSHTRVLHCLPAVRGEEITNDVIDSEQSVVINQAGNRMHAQKGLLVWLLNREWIDLNVG
- a CDS encoding DUF1559 family PulG-like putative transporter: MKKRFALTRVELLVLLGSGIIILGLLIPAVSTDHHGTHRRNQCSTQLKNFALAAIQYENTKGQLPGYLEDFGTFTGSTDPVYPDVAPESLHPHRKIGTVFVALLPWLDAQPTYERWTEDRYPVVHYGDGSWLSTPSGFVAEAAPNLAILQCPSDPLNDEDYGRNSYISNNGMHHRSKDGADQWTLRRSDGSEVTIDFARSMSIANGVFNNKFAGLDADGKPVAIGPAVRLDDFKDGMSNTILFSESLQAGPWHQAGFATADDLRVEVPESEVRYPPEARFTQGMVWHYEDDEKIDGASALLPIHRIDGGDPFTTTMNRQNAGDLARPSSAHVDGVNASMADGGTRFISNSIDYRVYQALLTPRGIKSDVPKQDYVLDGEDM
- a CDS encoding type II toxin-antitoxin system RelE/ParE family toxin; this encodes MRKPFYTTSASEDLAGILAFIARDKPQAAVDWVAKIEAKCRAIANAP